ATATCGAAATTACAAAATATTGAAAATTATAAATTACAGTGTAGCAAATAATATTTAAGGGTGACACTGAGGTGTTGCCTTTTAGTGCTGTCAATTTATCAAGTTATCAATACATGAGTAATTATCTAAAAGTATCTAAGATGAAATTGTTTAAGATAAAAGTATCTAGGTTCGGCAGGCTCCAATATTATTAATGATTTACACTAAGATAAAGTAGTGCAACAGCGATAATGTATAATATCTTGCAATGTTCACTAGATTGAAAAATACGTATAATGCTTAAACTTATGTGTGCAGCATTGAAATGCATGATCTGAGCACATATATACAGTCGTAAAGTGATCAAACAGTTTTAGTAGATAAGCCATAGCGTCAACGGTTTGATGGTTCTGTATGTATCATGAGCCGTCAAACAGCTATTCACCGATCTTTGATTGATAAAGATTCACCAAAAAAAGAGGAAATACCCATGGCAAAGGCCAAGTTTGAACGCGTAAAGCCACACGTCAACGTCGGTACAATCGGACACGTTGACCACGGTAAAACAACCCTAACAGCTGCCATCGCAACGGTAGCAGCAATCACTTCAGGTGGCGAAGCCAAAGACTACGCGTCTATTGACTCAGCACCAGAAGAAAAAGCACGTGGCATCACCATCAACACCTCACACGTAGAATATGACACCCCAGCACGTCACTACGCTCACGTCGATTGCCCAGGTCACGCCGATTATGTTAAAAACATGATCACCGGTGCCGCTCAGATGGACGGCGCAATCCTAGTCGTATCAGCAACTGACGGCCCAATGCCACAAACCCGTGAGCACATCCTGCTTTCACGTCAGGTTGGCGTACCGTACATCATCGTATTCATGAACAAATGTGATGTTGTTGATGACGAAGAATTGCTAGAACTCGTAGAAATGGAAGTTCGTGAACTTCTTAATGACTACGACTTCCCAGGTGATGATACCCCAATCATCCATGGTTCAGCGACTGAAGCCCTAAAAGGCTCACAAGAAAAATACGGCCAACCAGCGGTTGTAGAACTTCTTAACGTTCTTGACACCTACATCCCAGAGCCAGAGCGTGACGTTGACAAAGCATTCCTAATGCCAATCGAAGACGTATTCTCAATATCAGGCCGTGGTACTGTTGTAACAGGTCGTGTTGAATCTGGTATCGTACGCGTAGGCGACGAAATCGAAATCGTCGGTATCCGTGACACTCAAAAAACCACCTGTACTGGTGTAGAGATGTTCCGTAAACTGCTTGACGAAGGTCGTGCAGGCGAAAACTGTGGCGTA
This region of Psychrobacter sp. JCM 18902 genomic DNA includes:
- the tuf gene encoding elongation factor Tu, which gives rise to MAKAKFERVKPHVNVGTIGHVDHGKTTLTAAIATVAAITSGGEAKDYASIDSAPEEKARGITINTSHVEYDTPARHYAHVDCPGHADYVKNMITGAAQMDGAILVVSATDGPMPQTREHILLSRQVGVPYIIVFMNKCDVVDDEELLELVEMEVRELLNDYDFPGDDTPIIHGSATEALKGSQEKYGQPAVVELLNVLDTYIPEPERDVDKAFLMPIEDVFSISGRGTVVTGRVESGIVRVGDEIEIVGIRDTQKTTCTGVEMFRKLLDEGRAGENCGVLLRGTKREDVQRGQVLAKPGSITPHTKFDAEVYVLSKEEGGRHTPFLNGYRPQFYFRTTDVTGAIQLQDGTEMVMPGDNVEMGVELIHPIAMDKGLRFAIREGGRTVGAGVVANVLN